One genomic region from Tigriopus californicus strain San Diego chromosome 4, Tcal_SD_v2.1, whole genome shotgun sequence encodes:
- the LOC131879105 gene encoding uncharacterized protein LOC131879105 has protein sequence MTIIAAQLTDCQDIFDLVNEAYEVEIGDDGLAFKNCARFSALNEVEECLDNTWIIRDENGILVGTVRAVSKEEGVIHVGPLAVRKSHQHQGFGTKLVAFCETLGPIISAWVASCRTDLIPWYSKMGYEEIRRFPQSKTPKITRNDIEIIVMQKKTNFESKS, from the exons ATGACTATCAT TGCAGCACAGCTTACAGATTGTCAAGACATTTTTGACCTTGTGAATGAGGCGTATGAAGTCGAAATCGGGGATGACGGTTTGGCGTTCAAGAATTGTGCTCGATTTTCGGCCCTGAATGAAGTGGAAGAATGTCTGGACAACACTTGGATCATTCGTGATGAGAACGGAATCCTGGTTGGAACAGTTCGAGCAGTCTCCAAGGAAGAGGGGGTCATTCATGTTGGCCCGTTGGCAGTTCGGAAAAGTCATCAG CACCAAGGATTTGGAACCAAGTTAGTAGCTTTTTGTGAGACTCTGGGCCCCATAATATCAGCTTGGGTAGCTTCCTGCCGAACTGATCTAATCCCGTGGTACTCCAAGATGGGATATGAGGAAATTCGACGCTTTCCTCAGTCAAAAACACCCAAGATCacaagaaatgatattgaGATTATTGTCATGCAAAAGAAAACGAACTTCGAGTCGAAGTCCTAA